In the genome of Dermacentor andersoni chromosome 3, qqDerAnde1_hic_scaffold, whole genome shotgun sequence, one region contains:
- the Gprk1 gene encoding G protein-coupled receptor kinase 1 isoform X2: MKELLSHTHNYSLESVGHVQKYLMRNEVPVNLFQPYIEEIFSLLRDDIFRKFIESEKYTRFCQWKNLELNIQLTMNDFSVHRIIGRGGFGEVYGCRKADTGKMYAMKCLDKKRIKMKVGETLALNERIMLSLVSTGEDCPFIVCMTYAFQTPDKLCFILDLMNGGDLHYHLSQHGVFTEQEMRFYAAEVILGLEHMHRRYVVYRDLKPANILLDEHGHVRISDLGLACDFSKKKPHASVGTHGYMAPEVLSKGTAYDSSADWFSLGCMLYKLLKGHSPFRQHKTKDKHEIDRMTLTMNVELPESFSSDLKLLLEGLLQRDVDKRLGCRGQGAEEVKSHNFFSGMDWQLVYLQRYPPPLIPPRGEVNAADAFDIGSFDEEDTKGIKLTEADQELYKNFPVVISERWQQEIAETVFDTVNQEADKLEQKKKTKMKMKFQDEKESDCIIHGYIKKLGGPFASAFQTRYGKLYPNRLELHMESSSAKPELIFMDQLEDVCSDYVQVKGEQCIVLKMKGDTKVVLTNPDEIGLKEWLLSLRSTLKDSQELLASMAKKAGKIYGTTDNRNNLLGSTPGGTATPPARNGN, encoded by the exons CCTTACATTGAGGAAATTTTCAGCCTCTTAAGGGACGATATTTTTAGGAAGTTTATTGAAAG TGAAAAGTACACAAGGTTTTGCCAGTGGAAAAATCTCGAGCTTAATATTCAG CTGACGATGAATGACTTCAGCGTGCACCGGATAATTGGACGTGGTGGATTTGGGGAAGTGTATGGCTGCCGTAAAGCGGATACAGGAAAAAT GTATGCGATGAAGTGTTTAGACAAGAAGCGAATCAAAATGAAAGTTGGAGAGACGCTAGCATTGAACGAGAGGATCATGCTTTCTTTAGTCAGCACAGGG GAGGACTGTCCTTTCATTGTGTGCATGACATACGCATTCCAGACGCCAGACAAGTTGTGTTTTATACTGGATCTTATGAATG GGGGGGACCTGCACTACCACCTTTCTCAACATGGGGTGTTCACGGAGCAGGAGATGCGGTTTTACGCAGCCGAGGTGATTCTCGGTTTGGAGCACATGCATCGGAGATATGTTGTCTATCGCGACCTTAAG CCGGCCAACATTCTTCTAGATGAGCACGGGCACGTACGGATATCGGACCTCGGCTTGGCCTgtgatttttcaaaaaagaaGCCCCATGCTAGCGT GGGCACCCATGGCTACATGGCACCTGAAGTGCTCTCCAAAGGCACAGCCTACGATTCCAGTGCCGACTGGTTCTCGCTAGGCTGCATGCTGTACAAGCTGCTCAAGGG GCATAGTCCATTTCGGCAACATAAAACGAAAGACAAGCATGAAATCGACCGAATGACCTTGACCATG AATGTGGAGCTCCCCGAAAGCTTTTCAAGTGATTTGAAACTGCTTCTCGAGGGACTGCTACAACGGGACGTGGACAAGCGACTCGGTTGCAGGGGTCAGGG AGCTGAAGAGGTGAAGAGCCACAATTTCTTCAGCGGCATGGACTGGCAGCTAGTGTACCTCCAGAGGTACCCGCCTCCTCTCATACCTCCGCGCGGGGAGGTCAATGCAGCCGATGCCTTCGACATTGGCTCCTTCGATGAGGAGGACACCAAGGGCATCAAG CTCACGGAAGCAGACCAGGAGCTGTACAAGAACTTTCCTGTGGTGATCTCCGAGCGATGGCAGCAGGAGATTGCCGAGACAGTCTTTGATACGGTCAATCAGGAGGCAGACAAGctggaacagaaaaagaagaccAAAATGAAGATGAAGTTCCAAGACGAAAAAG AGTCCGACTGCATCATCCACGGCTACATCAAGAAGCTGGGCGGGCCCTTCGCATCTGCCTTCCAGACTCGTTATGGGAAGCTGTATCCAAATCGCTTGGAACTTCACATGGAATCCAGCAGTGCCAAGCCAGAG CTGATCTTCATGGACCAGCTGGAAGACGTGTGCTCGGACTACGTCCAAGTGAAAGGGGAGCAGTGCATTGTGCTCAAGATGAAAGGCGACACCAAGGTGGTGCTGACCAACCCCGACGAGATCGGCCTCAAGGAATGGCTCCTGTCGCTCCGGTCCACCCTCAAGGACTCCCAAGAACTGCTCGCTTCCATGGCCAAAAAGGCCGGCAAGATCTACGGCACCACCGACAACCGCAACAACCTGCTGGGCTCCACCCCGGGCGGCACAGCAACCCCGCCTGCGCGCAACGGCAACTGA